From Spirosoma aerolatum, one genomic window encodes:
- a CDS encoding FecR family protein, with protein MKTQVSKESLLNYFAGRATALQKQAIDEWAKEEDNRELFFECLAMWESENPQFIADDRKALERHRQRMLGGVAREVETESTPIEEPVTQRIGSTWSGWLVAASVSLLMLVGGYVFRDTIRYTTFETAFGQTRSLTLSDGSQITLNANSSLRVPRFGFGQKTREVVLAGEADFSIKHMPNHQHFVVRTDKHFDVVVLGTEFMVNTREQTKKVVLNKGKVQLLYQEGQTNKQLTMKPGNLVTFDNTGKVSLKLTEKPENYSSWKEHRYVFDGTTLSEIGTLFKENYGIVLQIPDKTLAQETISGAFKAYSADELLETLTSIANLNYRQQGDTIIITQNH; from the coding sequence ATGAAAACTCAGGTATCGAAAGAATCACTTCTCAACTACTTTGCAGGCCGGGCTACGGCTCTGCAAAAGCAGGCTATTGACGAGTGGGCAAAAGAAGAGGATAACCGCGAGCTGTTTTTCGAATGTCTGGCGATGTGGGAAAGTGAAAACCCGCAATTCATTGCCGACGACCGGAAAGCCCTGGAGCGGCATCGTCAGCGGATGCTCGGCGGAGTAGCACGAGAGGTAGAGACGGAATCCACCCCAATTGAAGAGCCTGTTACACAACGAATTGGTTCAACCTGGTCGGGCTGGCTGGTAGCGGCTTCGGTTAGTTTGCTCATGCTGGTCGGTGGTTATGTGTTCCGGGATACGATCCGCTACACCACTTTCGAAACCGCCTTTGGCCAAACCCGGTCGCTGACGCTATCCGATGGAAGCCAGATTACGCTGAATGCCAATTCCTCTTTGCGGGTTCCTCGGTTTGGCTTTGGGCAGAAAACGCGGGAGGTCGTTTTGGCGGGTGAGGCCGATTTTTCCATTAAGCATATGCCCAACCATCAGCATTTTGTAGTGCGGACCGATAAGCATTTTGACGTCGTGGTGCTGGGTACGGAATTTATGGTGAATACCCGCGAGCAAACGAAAAAAGTGGTGCTCAACAAAGGCAAAGTCCAGCTATTGTACCAGGAAGGGCAGACCAATAAACAGCTCACGATGAAGCCCGGCAATCTGGTTACCTTCGACAATACCGGAAAAGTAAGCCTAAAACTGACCGAGAAACCGGAAAATTATAGCTCCTGGAAAGAGCATCGCTACGTATTCGATGGGACTACACTTTCCGAAATCGGGACCCTGTTTAAAGAGAACTACGGTATCGTGTTGCAAATTCCTGACAAAACACTGGCTCAGGAGACCATTTCGGGCGCTTTTAAAGCCTATAGTGCCGATGAACTGCTTGAGACTCTGACAAGTATAGCCAACCTGAACTACCGACAACAAGGCGATACCATCATTATAACCCAGAATCATTAA
- a CDS encoding SusC/RagA family TonB-linked outer membrane protein, with protein sequence MKKLIRLLLLFGVVLGGVRPGFSQVLAKAQQLQQRDTYPKGAALKLKDVLKKLQDHYEVDILFFDRNVEGMVVTENTINFNANIEQNLNAVLKPLGLRYKKVRNGGYVVMTKEPAGKADASSSQNATLLQELQTKSDQETDSRESALTLPSRLPSELKLADIPVQGTVIDDKGEGLPGVSIVIKGSQKGTTTDALGKYRLDVPNASAVLIFSYVGYLAQEVTVGNQTTLDVTLKADNKTLDEIVVVGYGTVKKKDLTGSVGVISNKEIKDLGVTRIEQGLAGRVAGVQVKVVSGEPGAAPQIRVRGIGSISAGASPLYVVDGFPTDNIQTLNPNDIETLDILKDASATAIYGSRGSNGVVIITTKRGKAGKANITLDTYYGWQSVSKVPIMKNSKEQAQFFYDGMRNKNMDAGKDVSGPPTSWATPVPAIIMDVLEGRNTTDENSLNKVLVTAPQRQIQLSATGGSENIRYAVSGEYFNQDGIIINSGFKRYSMRSNIDAQLSKRLALKVSLNPAYTELRSLPSTGVSGGTASTLGIVASTLQIHNFRPLLNPDGSYFNYAGLADMADIYNPLAVAQETITSQKNLRLLGNVNLEYQIINDLKFNVLLGGSLLTNKGMYFRPQRAYFANELPTGTDNAGLITNWLTEYTLNYNKTVNKHSIAALAGFTAQKERGETSSMTSNKFPNNLVPTLSAVGGLITNGTANIYEWSLVSYLARVNYNYNSKYYLTSSIRTDGSSRFGTQNKYGIFPSLAVAWRISDEAFLKNRPEITELKLRASYGVTGNNNIGNYDQYATVSYENYGLGNSVATAIAPGRIANPSLTWETQSSLNFGVDASFFNSRITASIDHFTSHNTNLLLNVNIPNNTGFSTALQNIGEVKNTGWEFVLGTVNIDRKIKWSTDFNLSTYRNKVVKLGPQGDPIYSGNNVTMIGQPIGMFYGWLVDGIFKTQADLDRGPIYNPGGSDRSRVGDIRFVDINGDGVITNADKTIMGSPYPDFFYGMTNRVTYKNLSLSVSLQGSKGNMIYNTSRGGGNSGRARVRGYAFSNNYWKSEQDPGDGKTPRPNDTPTGGVRLPSQLFLDTGTYLRINNITVAYVVPSTITQKLKLNSLRVYVNANNPFIFTKNTAFNPDVSTTENPLTPGVEANDYPLPKSLMIGLNVGF encoded by the coding sequence ATGAAAAAACTGATACGTCTGCTACTCCTTTTCGGGGTAGTCCTGGGAGGAGTACGGCCGGGATTTTCGCAGGTGCTGGCCAAAGCCCAACAACTTCAGCAGCGGGACACCTACCCGAAAGGGGCAGCCCTGAAGTTGAAGGATGTCCTCAAAAAGTTGCAGGACCATTACGAGGTCGATATTCTTTTTTTCGACCGGAATGTGGAAGGAATGGTTGTGACCGAGAACACCATCAACTTCAACGCGAACATTGAGCAGAACCTCAATGCGGTGCTGAAGCCGCTTGGCCTGCGCTACAAGAAAGTGAGAAATGGTGGCTATGTGGTGATGACAAAAGAGCCCGCCGGAAAGGCTGATGCCAGCAGTAGTCAGAATGCTACGTTGCTTCAGGAGCTTCAAACCAAATCCGATCAGGAAACGGATAGCCGCGAATCGGCGCTGACCCTTCCTTCCCGGTTACCATCGGAGCTTAAACTGGCCGATATTCCGGTTCAGGGAACAGTCATAGACGATAAGGGGGAGGGGTTGCCGGGGGTAAGTATTGTCATTAAAGGGTCGCAGAAAGGAACCACCACGGATGCGCTGGGAAAGTACCGACTGGATGTGCCGAACGCATCCGCCGTGCTGATATTCAGTTACGTAGGCTATCTGGCGCAGGAAGTTACGGTGGGTAATCAGACAACCCTCGATGTGACCCTGAAAGCCGATAACAAAACCCTCGACGAAATTGTGGTAGTGGGCTATGGTACAGTTAAAAAGAAAGATCTGACGGGCTCGGTTGGGGTGATCAGCAACAAGGAAATTAAAGATCTGGGTGTCACCCGAATTGAACAGGGGTTGGCCGGACGGGTCGCCGGGGTTCAGGTAAAAGTTGTTTCGGGTGAACCGGGTGCTGCTCCACAAATCCGTGTGCGGGGTATTGGGAGTATTTCGGCAGGAGCCAGTCCACTGTATGTGGTCGATGGCTTCCCCACCGACAATATCCAGACCCTGAACCCCAACGATATTGAAACACTGGATATTCTGAAAGATGCGTCGGCCACGGCTATTTACGGGTCGCGGGGCTCCAATGGTGTAGTCATTATTACGACCAAACGAGGTAAGGCCGGTAAAGCCAATATCACGCTCGATACCTACTACGGCTGGCAGAGTGTATCGAAAGTGCCCATTATGAAGAATTCGAAAGAACAGGCTCAGTTCTTCTACGATGGCATGCGTAACAAAAATATGGATGCCGGCAAAGATGTATCGGGGCCACCAACCTCCTGGGCCACCCCTGTACCAGCCATCATCATGGATGTGCTGGAAGGCCGGAACACCACCGACGAAAATTCATTGAATAAAGTACTGGTCACAGCGCCCCAGCGTCAGATTCAGCTATCGGCAACGGGTGGTTCGGAAAACATCCGCTATGCCGTCAGCGGTGAATATTTCAATCAGGACGGTATTATTATCAATAGCGGTTTCAAGCGGTATTCGATGCGTTCCAATATCGACGCGCAGTTGTCCAAACGTTTAGCCCTCAAAGTAAGTCTTAATCCTGCGTATACAGAGTTACGTTCCCTTCCCTCAACGGGCGTGAGTGGTGGAACAGCCAGTACGCTGGGTATTGTTGCGTCTACCTTGCAAATTCACAATTTCCGTCCTTTATTGAATCCAGACGGAAGCTATTTTAATTATGCTGGTCTGGCCGATATGGCCGACATCTACAATCCACTTGCCGTAGCTCAGGAAACGATCACATCACAGAAAAACCTTCGATTGTTGGGGAATGTCAATCTGGAATACCAGATTATCAATGATTTAAAATTCAATGTACTCCTGGGCGGTAGCCTGCTGACCAACAAAGGCATGTACTTTCGTCCGCAACGGGCTTATTTTGCCAACGAGCTGCCAACAGGTACGGATAATGCAGGGCTGATTACCAACTGGCTGACGGAGTATACGCTGAACTATAACAAAACCGTCAATAAACACTCGATTGCGGCCTTAGCGGGTTTTACGGCCCAGAAAGAACGGGGCGAAACCAGCTCCATGACGAGCAATAAGTTTCCGAACAACCTGGTGCCTACGCTGAGTGCCGTGGGTGGATTGATCACGAACGGAACGGCCAACATCTACGAATGGTCGCTGGTATCGTATCTGGCGCGGGTTAATTACAACTACAACAGCAAGTATTACCTGACCTCCTCGATTCGGACCGATGGCTCGTCGCGGTTCGGTACGCAGAACAAATACGGCATATTTCCGTCGCTGGCCGTGGCCTGGCGTATTTCGGATGAAGCGTTCCTGAAAAACCGACCTGAAATCACGGAGCTGAAACTTCGGGCCAGTTATGGCGTAACGGGCAATAACAACATTGGTAACTACGACCAGTATGCGACCGTCAGTTACGAAAACTATGGCCTGGGCAATAGCGTAGCGACGGCCATTGCGCCCGGTCGGATTGCGAACCCAAGCCTGACCTGGGAAACCCAGAGTTCGCTGAACTTCGGGGTCGATGCCAGTTTCTTTAATAGCCGGATTACGGCCTCCATCGACCATTTTACCTCGCACAACACCAATCTGCTGCTGAACGTAAACATCCCGAACAACACGGGTTTCAGTACGGCGTTGCAGAACATCGGCGAGGTCAAAAACACAGGCTGGGAGTTTGTACTCGGAACGGTCAATATAGACCGGAAAATCAAATGGTCGACTGACTTTAACCTGTCTACCTACCGCAACAAGGTGGTCAAATTAGGGCCGCAGGGGGACCCGATCTATTCAGGCAACAACGTAACCATGATTGGGCAGCCCATCGGGATGTTCTATGGCTGGCTGGTCGATGGAATTTTTAAAACGCAGGCTGACCTGGATCGGGGACCCATTTATAACCCCGGTGGCAGCGACCGTTCACGCGTTGGCGACATTCGGTTCGTCGATATTAACGGGGATGGGGTTATCACCAATGCGGATAAAACCATCATGGGCTCGCCCTATCCTGACTTCTTCTACGGTATGACCAACCGGGTTACCTATAAAAACCTGAGCCTGAGCGTCAGCCTGCAAGGATCGAAAGGGAACATGATCTACAATACCTCGCGGGGTGGTGGCAACAGCGGCCGGGCGCGGGTACGGGGGTATGCGTTCAGCAACAACTACTGGAAATCGGAACAGGACCCCGGCGATGGCAAAACCCCCCGGCCCAACGATACGCCAACGGGTGGGGTTCGCCTGCCGAGTCAGTTGTTTCTGGATACAGGTACGTATCTGCGAATCAACAACATAACGGTAGCGTACGTCGTTCCATCGACCATTACCCAGAAGCTCAAACTGAACTCCCTGCGGGTGTATGTCAACGCCAATAACCCGTTCATCTTCACGAAGAACACGGCATTTAACCCGGATGTGAGTACGACCGAAAATCCGTTAACGCCAGGGGTAGAGGCCAACGATTACCCACTGCCCAAAAGCCTGATGATTGGTTTGAATGTAGGATTTTGA
- a CDS encoding GMC oxidoreductase: MNLNIKADKAQTYDAIVIGSGMTGGWAAKELTEKGLNVLVLERGYELKHVADYKNAMKDPWEFPHRGRITNVAAEEHYATMFFSAKEGSQYLFANDKENPYIQKRPFNWIRAYHTGGKSLLWGKHTYRWNPQDFLANAKEGIGIDWPIRYEDLVPWYTYVEKFVGVSGQAEGLAVLPDSYFLPPMAMTAPEVHLKKSVAQKLNRPITIGRVAHLTKAMPQHLAVGRTDCQFRNRCTRGCPYGGYFSSLAATLPAARNTNRLTMVHNAIVKEILYDDKAQKAKGVRVIDQNTLEVREFYAKLIFLNAGTVGSTSILMNSKSSRFPNGMGNDSEQLGRNLMDHHLAIGARADVEGFENDYYFGARPGSLYIPRFRNWGTDKRSYLRGFGYQGGASRADWSRGAAETGFGADFKTRMTQPGPWKFSLTGFGEVLSNPNNRFYLSETETDKWGLPQLVFDADFGENERAMRKDIMNDAAEMLEAAGFKNVTPYDNPVAHMGLGIHEMGTARMGRDPKTSVLNKYNQVHACKNVFVTDGSGMTSSSNVNPSLTYMALTARAASYAVAQLKARNL, from the coding sequence ATGAACCTCAATATAAAAGCAGACAAAGCCCAGACCTACGACGCCATTGTGATTGGGTCGGGCATGACGGGCGGCTGGGCTGCCAAAGAACTTACCGAAAAAGGACTGAATGTACTCGTACTCGAACGGGGCTATGAATTAAAGCACGTTGCCGATTACAAAAACGCCATGAAAGACCCCTGGGAGTTTCCGCACCGGGGTAGAATCACAAACGTGGCCGCTGAAGAACATTATGCCACCATGTTTTTCTCGGCGAAAGAAGGCTCACAATACCTATTTGCCAACGACAAAGAAAATCCATACATCCAGAAACGCCCGTTCAACTGGATTCGGGCCTATCACACAGGCGGCAAGTCGTTGCTGTGGGGCAAACATACCTACCGCTGGAACCCGCAGGATTTTCTGGCCAATGCCAAAGAAGGGATCGGGATCGACTGGCCTATTCGCTACGAAGACCTGGTGCCCTGGTACACCTACGTCGAAAAATTTGTGGGTGTCAGTGGGCAGGCCGAAGGGTTGGCCGTTTTACCCGACAGCTATTTTCTACCACCCATGGCCATGACGGCCCCAGAAGTCCACCTGAAGAAATCCGTAGCGCAAAAACTCAATCGGCCCATCACCATCGGACGGGTCGCCCACCTGACCAAAGCGATGCCCCAGCATCTGGCCGTTGGTCGAACCGATTGCCAGTTTCGGAACCGATGCACACGCGGGTGCCCGTATGGAGGCTATTTCAGTTCACTGGCCGCTACCCTACCAGCCGCCCGGAATACGAACCGGCTGACGATGGTCCACAACGCCATTGTCAAAGAAATCCTGTACGACGACAAAGCCCAGAAAGCCAAAGGCGTACGGGTTATCGACCAGAATACGCTCGAAGTTCGGGAGTTTTACGCCAAACTTATTTTCCTCAATGCGGGTACGGTCGGCTCCACATCGATCCTGATGAACTCAAAATCGTCGCGCTTCCCGAATGGAATGGGCAATGATAGCGAACAACTGGGCCGCAACCTGATGGATCACCATCTGGCGATTGGTGCCCGTGCGGATGTGGAAGGGTTTGAGAATGACTATTATTTTGGGGCTCGTCCGGGGAGCTTATACATTCCACGCTTCCGCAACTGGGGGACCGACAAACGCAGCTACCTCCGGGGCTTTGGCTACCAGGGTGGAGCCAGCCGGGCCGACTGGTCGCGCGGGGCGGCTGAAACGGGATTTGGGGCTGATTTCAAAACCCGAATGACCCAACCCGGCCCCTGGAAGTTCAGCCTCACTGGATTCGGCGAAGTGCTTTCTAACCCAAATAACCGATTCTATCTCAGCGAAACCGAAACCGATAAGTGGGGATTACCCCAGCTTGTATTCGACGCTGATTTTGGCGAAAACGAACGGGCAATGCGGAAAGACATCATGAACGATGCCGCCGAAATGCTCGAAGCCGCCGGGTTCAAGAACGTAACCCCTTACGATAACCCAGTGGCTCACATGGGATTGGGTATACACGAAATGGGCACAGCGCGGATGGGTAGAGACCCCAAAACGTCGGTACTGAACAAGTACAACCAGGTTCATGCCTGCAAAAACGTGTTTGTAACCGACGGTTCCGGCATGACCTCATCCTCCAACGTGAACCCATCGCTAACCTACATGGCCCTGACTGCACGGGCTGCCAGTTATGCCGTTGCTCAATTAAAAGCACGGAATTTATAA
- a CDS encoding alpha-amylase family protein: MERRNFLKTSGLMGGAYALSGSPLLAAPSQLVPGTAPAETYWLDVPMRWVQLAFVERDPGHYDPDFWLNYFKRIHADGALLSAGGIVAFYPTQIPLHHRSDFMGNSDTLGYLVEGCKKQGMKIMLRTDPHAVRQDVYDAHPEWIAVTADGQKRRHWANPDLWVTCALGPYSFDFMTLVNREIMERFQPEGIFSNRWHGHDTCYCDNCQRNFKAYSGLELPRKIDKLDPTYRKWAEWRMKRLREIWATWDAGIRQVKPSARFIPNGFPDKVMTGKEADLFFADQQARRGVIPPWANGKGAKELRSTLGMKPLIGIFSVGIEEEFRWKDSVQSDAEIRIWVAEGTANGMRPCFVKFGGDIYDKRWMEAVAKVYESYYKHEKYLRNTAPMARVGLVYSEQTDRNYGGKPWQQKSGDHLDGMYHNLVENRIPFDMVNDRLLSADDLKRFKLLILPNIAALSDTQCQQIQAFVEKGGSVVATFETSLYDEEGKQRPDFGLASLFGVSYDQKVEGPLRNSYLHLQQGVQDGQTQLILKGLDDTPRIINAIYKVNVKPTASYFPSPVTLIPTYPDLPMEDVYPRVPQTDTRELYLRQIGKGRVVYIPGDLDRSFWQLLTVDHGLLLSNVVNWALDEEPIATVIGPGVIDVHVWRQANSMTVHLVNLTNPMMMKGPFRELIPVEAQVSVPVPTGVKVTGVKLLMSEQKPKFEIKGGKVLVAIPRIVDHEIVALDLA, encoded by the coding sequence ATGGAACGACGAAACTTCCTGAAAACCAGCGGCCTCATGGGCGGTGCGTATGCGCTCTCAGGTTCACCGTTACTGGCGGCCCCCTCGCAGTTGGTCCCTGGCACGGCACCCGCCGAAACATACTGGCTCGATGTCCCCATGCGTTGGGTTCAATTGGCCTTTGTAGAACGCGATCCCGGCCATTATGATCCGGATTTCTGGCTAAACTATTTCAAACGGATTCATGCCGATGGTGCCCTGCTCAGTGCCGGTGGAATCGTGGCCTTTTACCCAACCCAGATTCCGCTCCACCACCGCAGCGATTTCATGGGCAATTCGGATACACTGGGTTATCTGGTCGAAGGCTGCAAAAAACAGGGCATGAAAATCATGCTCCGAACCGACCCCCATGCCGTCCGGCAGGATGTTTACGACGCACATCCCGAATGGATTGCCGTAACCGCCGACGGACAGAAACGCCGTCACTGGGCGAATCCTGACCTGTGGGTTACCTGTGCCCTCGGACCGTACAGCTTCGATTTCATGACTCTTGTCAACCGGGAGATCATGGAAAGATTCCAGCCTGAGGGTATTTTCTCGAATCGCTGGCATGGGCATGACACCTGTTATTGCGATAACTGCCAGCGTAATTTCAAAGCCTACTCCGGCCTGGAACTGCCCCGAAAAATTGACAAGCTCGACCCTACCTACCGCAAATGGGCCGAATGGCGGATGAAACGGCTTCGGGAGATCTGGGCTACCTGGGATGCGGGCATTCGGCAGGTAAAACCCAGCGCTCGCTTTATTCCAAACGGCTTCCCCGATAAAGTGATGACAGGTAAAGAGGCAGACCTTTTCTTTGCCGATCAACAGGCTCGCCGGGGGGTAATTCCGCCCTGGGCCAATGGCAAAGGAGCCAAAGAACTGCGTTCGACGCTGGGGATGAAGCCGCTCATTGGTATTTTCAGCGTGGGTATCGAAGAAGAATTCCGCTGGAAAGATTCCGTACAGAGCGATGCCGAAATTCGGATTTGGGTAGCCGAAGGCACCGCCAACGGCATGCGCCCCTGCTTCGTAAAATTTGGTGGTGATATTTACGACAAACGTTGGATGGAGGCCGTCGCCAAGGTATACGAGAGCTATTATAAACACGAAAAATACCTCCGCAATACGGCTCCCATGGCCCGGGTTGGCCTGGTCTATTCCGAACAGACCGACCGCAACTATGGCGGTAAACCCTGGCAGCAGAAAAGTGGTGACCACCTCGACGGGATGTACCACAATCTGGTAGAAAACCGTATTCCGTTCGACATGGTGAACGACCGACTACTCTCAGCCGACGATCTCAAACGGTTCAAGCTACTGATCTTACCAAACATTGCTGCCCTGTCGGACACTCAATGTCAGCAGATACAGGCATTCGTCGAGAAAGGCGGTAGCGTGGTGGCGACGTTCGAAACGTCGCTGTACGACGAAGAAGGTAAACAACGTCCCGATTTTGGTCTGGCGAGTCTGTTCGGCGTATCCTATGACCAGAAAGTAGAAGGGCCGTTACGTAATAGTTACCTCCATCTGCAACAGGGTGTCCAAGACGGCCAGACGCAGCTTATTCTGAAAGGGCTGGACGATACCCCTCGTATTATTAACGCCATCTACAAAGTCAACGTCAAACCTACAGCCAGCTATTTCCCCAGTCCGGTTACCCTCATTCCAACCTACCCCGACCTGCCGATGGAAGATGTATACCCGCGTGTGCCGCAAACCGATACCCGTGAATTATACCTGCGTCAGATTGGCAAAGGTCGGGTAGTATACATCCCCGGCGATCTGGACCGTTCGTTCTGGCAACTGCTGACCGTCGATCACGGTCTACTTCTCAGTAATGTAGTCAACTGGGCGCTGGATGAAGAACCCATTGCTACCGTAATCGGCCCCGGTGTGATTGATGTTCATGTGTGGCGGCAGGCGAATTCAATGACCGTTCACCTGGTCAATCTGACCAATCCGATGATGATGAAGGGCCCTTTCCGGGAGTTGATCCCCGTTGAGGCTCAGGTTTCGGTGCCTGTTCCGACGGGTGTGAAAGTGACAGGCGTGAAACTATTGATGAGTGAGCAAAAACCTAAATTTGAGATAAAGGGCGGTAAGGTTCTGGTAGCAATTCCCAGGATTGTCGACCATGAAATTGTAGCGCTGGATC
- a CDS encoding gluconate 2-dehydrogenase subunit 3 family protein produces the protein MNRRDALTRAAWLLGGTLSAPTLQAMNRWEQLVSNGRTSHQTNSFLTETQREIVARTAELIIPRTDTPGAIDAGVPAFIDLMLRDCYKKPVQDAFLTGLSDLERKNFLTLTPDQQTALLKQVEAEAQTSSSPTYWLLTKELTLLGYFTSEPGIKASFDYQPIPGKFVPIKIKPGQKDFMYGNQV, from the coding sequence ATGAACAGACGGGACGCCTTAACACGAGCAGCCTGGTTACTGGGCGGAACCCTTTCGGCTCCTACCCTACAGGCCATGAATCGCTGGGAACAACTCGTTTCGAATGGTCGAACAAGCCACCAGACGAACTCGTTTCTGACCGAGACCCAACGCGAAATCGTAGCCCGAACCGCCGAACTGATTATACCACGAACCGATACACCGGGGGCAATCGATGCCGGTGTTCCCGCTTTCATCGACCTTATGCTCCGCGATTGCTACAAAAAACCGGTGCAGGATGCCTTCCTGACGGGTTTGAGCGACCTGGAACGTAAAAACTTCCTGACGCTTACACCCGATCAGCAAACGGCACTGCTCAAACAGGTAGAAGCCGAAGCACAAACGTCGTCATCGCCCACTTACTGGCTCCTAACGAAAGAGTTAACCTTGTTGGGTTACTTTACATCGGAACCCGGCATCAAGGCATCGTTCGATTACCAGCCCATTCCCGGAAAATTCGTACCCATCAAAATCAAACCCGGCCAGAAAGATTTCATGTACGGCAATCAAGTATAA
- a CDS encoding RNA polymerase sigma-70 factor — protein MNQPLHLPIEMGQVLPLRQRPELGSVYVLESEETGTPSSGKAGWDNELFLRKAFQEDVERGISLLFRQYYVLLCSHAVRFVSSKAIAEDIVSDIFYEFQAESRYKSITSSFRAYLFTAVRNRAFDYVRAEMRHNTSLENAELMPAHKTQSPDSITQYEELYHDVENAINAMPVKRRQIYIMHRFEGKKYQEIADELHLSLRTVEAHLFQAMRQIRNTLKDKWLLIICLLGHFWH, from the coding sequence ATGAACCAACCGCTTCATTTACCCATAGAGATGGGACAAGTCCTGCCATTAAGACAACGGCCCGAGTTGGGGTCGGTGTATGTTTTGGAGTCGGAGGAAACAGGTACGCCGTCTTCTGGAAAGGCGGGTTGGGATAATGAATTATTCCTGCGAAAAGCGTTTCAGGAGGATGTCGAACGCGGAATTAGTCTGCTGTTTCGGCAGTACTACGTTCTGCTGTGCAGTCATGCGGTTCGGTTTGTGTCGTCGAAAGCCATTGCCGAAGATATCGTCTCGGATATTTTTTATGAGTTTCAGGCAGAGTCGCGTTACAAGAGCATCACCAGTTCGTTCCGGGCTTATTTGTTCACGGCGGTTCGTAACCGGGCGTTCGATTATGTACGGGCCGAAATGCGGCATAATACATCCCTGGAAAATGCCGAGTTGATGCCTGCCCACAAAACCCAGAGTCCCGATTCGATTACGCAATATGAGGAGTTGTATCACGATGTCGAAAATGCCATCAACGCCATGCCCGTAAAGCGTCGGCAGATTTACATTATGCACCGCTTTGAGGGCAAAAAATATCAGGAAATAGCCGATGAACTGCACCTGTCCCTACGCACTGTTGAAGCGCACCTGTTTCAGGCCATGCGGCAAATTCGGAATACATTGAAAGATAAATGGTTGTTAATTATCTGCCTGTTAGGCCATTTCTGGCATTAA